A region of the Clostridia bacterium genome:
GACGCGGTACCCAGGGTGTAAAAGGAATAACCCTGAATCCTGACGATGCAGTAATAGGTATGGACATTCTGGAAGAGGGCGCTGACCTTCTGGTAATCAGTGAGAAAGGCTTTGGAAAGCGTACGCCTGTTGGGGAATATAGAGTTCAGACAAGAGGAGGAAAAGGAATATTAACCTCCAAGATAACCAGTAAGACTGGACACGTAGTTGGAATGAAGGTTGTAAAGGACAACGATGAAATAATGATTATAAATATGTCAGGTATAATCATTAGATTGAATGTGAATGAGGTTTCAGAAATGGGAAGAAGTACTCAAGGTGTTAAGCTTATGAGGGTTCCTAAGGATGAAAGCATAGTATCAATAGCCAAAATCAGTTCACTGGATGAAGAAGAGCAAGAGCAGGAATAACTGCTCTTTTCTTTTTTATACTCAAAGACTATATATTTTTTTGATAATTTTGTAATTTCTTGTATAATAAGAATAGAATATGTTTTTTGATTTTGAAGGGGGATTAATATGGCTGAAAGGATGATTGAAGTAAACGTGGCCGAATTGCTGCCCGGAGACATATTAGCAGCGGATATATACAGCACGAGCGGTAATACACTTGCCAAAAAAAACACTGTAATATCGGATAATACTATTTTGGGACTTAAAAAAAATCACATAGAATCTGTTTATATATTCAGAGATCTAGGCTATAGTAATTCGGAAGACCTTTTAAACATTAAAGACATTCTCATTAAAGAAGCCATAGAGATAATGGATACCCAGGTAATGAAATTCATAAAGAAGGAAAAAAACATATATGAGCTTAAAGATATTATTATAGATTTATTGAAAAAAGATAAAATTATTAATCTGATGATACCATTAAGAGTAATAGGAGATAATATATTTAGACACTGTATAAGCGTTGCTTTTTATTCTGTTGCTGTTGGAAAGGAAATGTACTTTCCTATTAATAGATTATTTATACTGGGAACTGCAGCTTTGCTTCACGATGTAGGAATGACTGAGATACCGAGAAATATAGTTAATAAAAAGGGGTCATTAACAGAACTAGAAAAAATGATGATTCAGAGGCATCC
Encoded here:
- a CDS encoding HD-GYP domain-containing protein, with the protein product MAERMIEVNVAELLPGDILAADIYSTSGNTLAKKNTVISDNTILGLKKNHIESVYIFRDLGYSNSEDLLNIKDILIKEAIEIMDTQVMKFIKKEKNIYELKDIIIDLLKKDKIINLMIPLRVIGDNIFRHCISVAFYSVAVGKEMYFPINRLFILGTAALLHDVGMTEIPRNIVNKKGSLTELEKMMIQRHPRYSFEIVQNAGGFSAEIYNIILEHHERYDGTGYPGGLVNDKIHTMAKIIAVCDVYEALTSDRPYRSKHTRSESVEYLLGSGNFYFNHEIVKALINTIVIYRYGQWVELSTKEIGVVIDDEVQGFNIKPKVMVYFNVEGRQLREPKLVDLSLRESINISILRNI